The genomic stretch CAAGATAATCAAAGACTATGGGCCATGTAAAGCTAGGGATGCTCAGATGCTCTGCGAATCTATAGGTTTGCTTCGGTGATTTGCGTTTCTATAGATCTTTATTTCATTGTCTATCCTCAATTCCTTTGTGGGTTCTTTTGCAGAGTCACTTTTCATTGTCAATATCTTGTGTCATATGCTCAGAATTGAAATTGGTGTAGTTGCTGGCTCCCAGTCTCCATCCCACTGGGGATTTTGCTCTTAAGAAGACTTTGCCAAAGCAGAAAGACAGGTAAGTGAATGATTTTCTGCGAACACTTCATTCTTCAGCATGTGTGTTTGATGACTAACAGATTACTTAACCAATACCAGAGTTGATCTTTTATTGTTACATTTCTTGGTACTTGCCCACTATTTTCCTATGGTTCCTCATGCATAATCaaacacttaaaaattaaattttcctAATCTTATTTTAAGCCTAAACCCTCTACCTCTTTTTCCCGCCCTTCATAACAATCGACAAACTTTCCCCCAAACTTCACTGCCAATCAGCTAGGCTAAGATGATTAAGTTATCTTTTTTTCTGCATAGGGACTTGGTTATCTACATACTCTTCACTGTATATGGATTTTCTGTTGCAAACAGTTTCGACTGATCAGAATGTGTGCCAGTTTCAACAATTTTGTGAATCCAAGCTCCTCGGCTCAGAGAGTAGCTACATTACAACCCGTGTGACGGGAACATTTGGGTATGTTTTTATCTGAGTCCTGTGTGCCACTGTGGCTAAAGAGGTAACAAGagtctttttttgttgttgtagttTTGTAGCTCCTGAATATGCAAGCACAGGCATGCTGAACAAAAGAAGCGATGCGTACAGTTTTGGGATTCTTATGATGGAAATCATTTCTGGAAGGAACCCAATTGATTATAGCCGATCTTCGGAGGAGGTTTGCACTATATTCTTAATATCAGTTTGCTCCAAATATAGTAGAATTTCATCTTCCATGTTGCTTTTAACTAAAAAGCCAAGAATGTTTATGTAAACTTAGTTGAGTGACTTAAGAATATGGTTGCAAACAGGAATCCGGAAGGAGTATTGGATCCAAAGCTAGCTGACAAGCCCACTTCAAGGGCATTGAAGCTGTCTCTTCTTGTGGCTTTACGTTCTGTAGACCCTAATGCATGGAAGCGGCCAAAAATGGGACAAGTTATACATATTCTTGAAGCTGAAGACACCCCACCCCATTCAAAGAAGTATGCATTCAACTCTgctcaaaattcatttcaaattcagTGTTATACTATTAGTAAAACGAAATGGAAACTTAAAAGGCTAATGAGGTGATGGAAATGATTATGAAAGCAgcaattttgtttatgttttgagtTTCCAGAACTTTATTTGTGAGTCTTATGATAAATTTTGTGCCTTAAGATCCTTAGTCACCTACAGCTTACATTGCATTGTTGGGTGTCTTGCTTGT from Corylus avellana chromosome ca1, CavTom2PMs-1.0 encodes the following:
- the LOC132167091 gene encoding probable serine/threonine-protein kinase At1g01540, with product MVANRNPEGVLDPKLADKPTSRALKLSLLVALRSVDPNAWKRPKMGQVIHILEAEDTPPHSKKYVDDFTISWGFFTMTTSGVYWEEGPQHGRC